The following are from one region of the Sorghum bicolor cultivar BTx623 chromosome 2, Sorghum_bicolor_NCBIv3, whole genome shotgun sequence genome:
- the LOC110432969 gene encoding uncharacterized protein LOC110432969: protein MGAGLLLGDAASLGAYHALRRRRTHLYRRNWGSKPLPRPPVWLGAAARVSRNRDDRRGHVPRFAASASGGRDEPGELAEDEAQRKREREAELNRRLKEAEEMEELERTAEQLQSQAAAEAPEESEEEKRERVRRELQKVAKEQAERRETAKQMFELGQRAYGKGMYGRSIEFLEAALTIIRPSSLLGGEIQIWLAMAYEANRRHKDCIALYKELESTHPMINIRRQAAELRYILEAPKLKISNDEVVTIPQIGSSWDWYAGTWSDKIKEQEDKKRKMIAASNQVQPSPNIFGDFSFLRLPSEWKKSAWVIVTLWVLLIGTAIYLQT from the exons ATGGGCGCCGGCCTCCTCCTCGGCGACGCCGCCAGCCTGGGGGCCTACCACGCCCTACGCCGCCGGAGGACGCACCTCTACCGTCGCAACTGGGGCTCCAAGCCCCTGCCGCGCCCGCCGGTCTGGCTCGGCGCGGCCGCTCGTGTTTCACGGAATCGCGACGACCGCCGTGGCCACGTGCCCAGGTTCGCCGCCTCCGCCTCGGGCGGCCGTGACGAGCCCGGGGAGCTAGCCGAGGACGAGGCGCAGAGGAAGAGGGAGCGGGAGGCGGAGCTGAATCGCCGACTGAAGGAGGCCGAGGAGATGGAGGAGTTGGAGCGCACCGCCGAGCAGCTGCAGAGCCAGGCCGCCGCCGAGGCCCCCGAGGAGTCGGAGGAGGAGAAGCGTGAGCGTGTACGCCGCGAGCTCCAGAAG GTGGCGAAGGAGCAGGCGGAAAGGAGGGAGACGGCGAAGCAAatgtttgaattggggcaaaggGCCTACGGGAAAGGAATGTATGGACGCTCAATTGAATTCTTGGAGGCTGCACTCACTATCATACGTCCCTCCTCTCTCCTCGGTGGCGAG ATCCAAATTTGGCTTGCAATGGCATATGAAGCCAATAGGAGGCACAAGGATTGCATTGCATTGTACAAAGAGTTGGAGAGTACCCACCCTATGATCAACATCAGACGGCAGGCAGCTGAACTTAGATACATTTTAGAGGCACCCAAGTTGAAGATATCAAACGACGAGGTGGTCACAATACCACAAATTGGGAGCAGCTGGGATTG GTATGCTGGAACATGGAGCGACAAAATCAAGGAACAAGAGGACAAGAAAAGAAAGATGATTGCTGCTAGCAACCAAGTTCAACCTTCTCCAAACATCTTTGGAGACTTCTCTTTCTTGCGACTGCCAAGTGAATGGAAGAAGAGTGCATGGGTGATTGTTACTTTGTGGGTCCTTTTGATTGGAACAGCAATCTATCTGCAAACATGA